From a region of the Fischerella sp. JS2 genome:
- a CDS encoding class I SAM-dependent methyltransferase: MHNHQQQQQHLGIIDSLLMQMFGRPQGILGRLGGFILARTKRDFTQWVIDLLEIQPDDKVLEVGFGPGVGIEILAAAVSTGYIAGVDYSKEMVEQAKARNAKAMETGLVQLQYGSVEKLPFADHTFDKALAINSMQVWTDAMAGLRSIRRVMKVGGKIALGFTPHSGQSSTGLTEMFTTAGFTEAHLVETDRGFCVLAIN, from the coding sequence ATGCACAATCATCAGCAACAACAGCAGCATTTAGGTATTATAGACAGTCTTCTAATGCAAATGTTTGGACGACCCCAAGGGATACTGGGTCGGTTGGGAGGTTTTATTTTAGCCCGCACGAAGCGCGATTTTACGCAATGGGTGATTGATCTGCTCGAAATTCAGCCGGATGACAAGGTGCTAGAAGTTGGATTTGGACCCGGAGTAGGTATTGAGATTCTGGCAGCTGCGGTGTCAACAGGATACATCGCAGGCGTTGACTATTCAAAAGAAATGGTTGAGCAAGCAAAAGCGCGGAATGCGAAAGCGATGGAGACAGGCTTAGTCCAACTTCAGTATGGCTCGGTTGAAAAACTGCCGTTTGCAGATCACACATTTGATAAAGCCTTGGCGATCAACTCCATGCAAGTTTGGACAGATGCTATGGCTGGGCTGCGCTCAATACGACGAGTGATGAAGGTCGGTGGCAAGATTGCGCTTGGGTTTACTCCTCATTCCGGGCAATCAAGCACTGGATTGACCGAGATGTTCACGACGGCTGGCTTTACTGAGGCACACTTGGTAGAGACAGATCGGGGTTTCTGTGTGCTGGCGATTAACTGA
- the rppB gene encoding two-component system sensor histidine kinase RppB — protein MNQNKLFQLTRLHLALWYALVMALILSVCGFGIYRAIAHAHWVTLDREIESVAGTLHDSIELKLQQPGRLEPIIQELLPNICVVGKRCTPEPSNLRRHTLSAIKQGHYYVRFFDNSGRLFAIAGSDPKGLSPKFNQELWQTLKDSKGKLYHQISLTLHTQNNDDWGYIQVGRSLEDFNSYLDAVKLTLALGSPIVIGLVGLASWWLAGLAMQPIYKSYRQIQQFTADAAHELRTPLAATQATVESALLMPQLDETEARDILQTVQRQNQRLTTLVTDLLFLARLDRQTVPMRRDICCLNDIVDDLIEEFAALAIAAGVTLTSTLRVSDPVNIVGNGDQLYRLFSNLIINAIQYTASGGKVTIYLDRSEHDAVIQVEDTGIGIPQQELSRIFDRFYRVNCDRSRSTGGSGLGLAISQAIVQAHHGSLNVHSELSKGTTFTVKLPFNIRPLNSVRAIYLFKMLHFYLRK, from the coding sequence ATGAATCAAAATAAACTGTTTCAATTAACACGCCTGCATTTAGCTTTGTGGTATGCCCTCGTTATGGCATTGATTTTAAGTGTATGCGGCTTTGGTATCTACAGAGCAATTGCTCATGCTCATTGGGTAACATTAGACCGAGAAATAGAATCAGTTGCGGGAACATTACACGACAGTATTGAACTAAAACTACAGCAACCTGGTCGATTGGAACCAATTATACAAGAGCTTCTACCAAATATCTGCGTGGTAGGCAAAAGATGTACTCCAGAACCATCAAATTTACGACGCCATACTCTGAGTGCAATCAAACAAGGTCACTACTATGTACGTTTTTTTGACAATTCTGGGCGTTTGTTTGCCATAGCCGGTTCTGATCCAAAAGGATTGTCACCTAAGTTTAACCAGGAACTATGGCAGACCTTAAAAGACAGTAAAGGTAAGCTTTATCACCAGATTTCTTTAACACTGCATACTCAAAACAATGATGATTGGGGGTATATCCAAGTAGGGCGAAGTCTGGAAGACTTTAATAGTTATTTAGATGCAGTGAAACTCACCTTAGCATTAGGTTCACCAATTGTCATAGGTCTAGTTGGTCTTGCTAGTTGGTGGCTAGCAGGATTAGCAATGCAACCAATTTATAAATCCTACAGACAAATTCAGCAATTTACAGCAGATGCTGCACATGAGTTGCGAACACCTTTAGCAGCAACACAAGCAACAGTAGAATCGGCACTTTTGATGCCACAGTTAGATGAAACAGAGGCACGCGACATTCTGCAAACTGTACAACGTCAGAATCAACGACTCACGACTCTTGTAACAGATTTATTATTCCTTGCTCGCTTAGATCGTCAAACAGTGCCAATGCGACGTGATATTTGCTGTTTGAATGATATTGTTGACGACTTAATAGAAGAATTTGCTGCATTGGCGATCGCAGCAGGGGTGACACTGACATCAACACTACGAGTATCAGATCCTGTGAATATTGTCGGCAATGGCGATCAGCTTTATCGGCTGTTTTCTAATTTAATTATTAATGCTATTCAATACACAGCATCAGGAGGAAAAGTAACTATTTACCTAGACCGTAGTGAGCATGATGCTGTAATTCAGGTGGAAGATACAGGGATTGGTATTCCTCAACAAGAGTTGTCACGAATTTTTGATCGCTTTTATCGCGTGAATTGCGATCGCTCTCGTAGTACTGGTGGTTCTGGATTGGGATTAGCAATCTCGCAAGCAATTGTCCAAGCACACCACGGTAGCTTAAATGTACATAGTGAATTAAGTAAAGGTACTACTTTTACTGTTAAGTTACCTTTCAATATCCGCCCGCTTAATAGTGTTCGCGCTATTTACTTATTTAAAATGCTACATTTCTACTTGCGTAAATGA
- the rppA gene encoding two-component system response regulator RppA, with amino-acid sequence MRVLLVEDEPDLGAAIKRTLTQQKYLIDWVVDGNDAWAYLENSWTQYTLAIFDWMLPGISGLELCKRLRYHKNPLPVLMLTAKDSIEDKVAGLDAGADDYLVKPFGMAELLARLRALQRRSPQFQPQKLTVGKLTLDYGNNIVVSQNAGGNIQEISLTNKEFQLLEYFMKHPNQIITTEQIRNQLWEVSAEPISNVVAAQIRLLRRKLVNSGCENIIETLHGMGYRLNLTDESK; translated from the coding sequence ATGAGAGTGCTACTAGTTGAGGATGAACCTGATTTAGGTGCTGCAATTAAGCGAACTCTCACCCAGCAGAAGTATTTGATTGATTGGGTAGTTGATGGTAATGATGCATGGGCATATTTAGAAAATAGCTGGACACAATACACACTAGCTATTTTCGATTGGATGCTGCCCGGCATATCAGGATTGGAGTTGTGCAAGCGACTACGTTATCACAAAAATCCTCTGCCTGTGTTGATGCTAACAGCAAAAGACAGTATAGAAGATAAAGTTGCTGGTTTAGATGCAGGCGCGGATGACTACTTGGTGAAGCCATTTGGTATGGCAGAATTATTAGCGCGGTTGCGTGCTTTGCAAAGGCGATCGCCTCAATTTCAGCCACAGAAATTAACGGTGGGTAAGCTGACTCTGGACTACGGCAATAATATAGTTGTCAGTCAAAATGCTGGAGGCAATATACAGGAGATTTCCCTTACTAATAAAGAATTTCAGCTACTAGAATATTTTATGAAACATCCAAATCAAATTATCACTACTGAACAAATTCGCAATCAGCTTTGGGAAGTTAGTGCAGAACCTATTAGTAATGTAGTAGCAGCTCAAATACGTTTGTTGCGTCGCAAACTAGTTAACAGTGGCTGCGAGAACATAATTGAAACTTTGCATGGTATGGGATATCGTCTCAATCTTACCGATGAATCAAAATAA
- a CDS encoding DUF2993 domain-containing protein: MSQERKIEENLLSQAAENTLSHQLDQAEKIDVDVQTDLLKIVQGQADTVSLAGKGLEVQEVRIQEIQVQTDQISINPLSAIFGQIELEQPVNTKVRVVLKEADVNHALTSDFVRSKLRPFDLNVDGKTVKLQLQKIQLSLPGDGKIQIDGIVQIQEQAHTSQLGFRSMFSPRTLNKPILMESFNCTQGEGISLNIVVVLMNKIKELIDLPYLEFDDTRFRILNLEVQKGSLVFLMEAKMKQIPTL; this comes from the coding sequence ATGTCACAAGAACGAAAAATAGAGGAAAATTTACTCTCCCAAGCGGCCGAGAATACTCTGTCTCACCAGTTGGATCAAGCAGAAAAAATAGATGTAGATGTGCAAACAGATTTGCTCAAAATTGTTCAAGGACAAGCAGATACTGTTTCTTTGGCTGGAAAAGGGCTAGAAGTACAAGAGGTTCGCATCCAAGAAATCCAGGTACAAACCGATCAAATTTCCATCAATCCTCTCAGTGCTATTTTTGGTCAGATTGAACTTGAACAGCCTGTAAATACTAAAGTTCGTGTAGTCCTAAAAGAGGCAGATGTTAACCACGCCTTGACTTCAGACTTTGTTCGGAGCAAACTCAGACCATTTGATTTGAATGTGGATGGTAAAACTGTAAAGTTGCAATTACAAAAAATCCAACTTTCTTTACCTGGTGATGGCAAAATTCAAATCGATGGGATAGTGCAGATACAAGAACAAGCTCATACTAGCCAACTTGGCTTTCGGTCAATGTTTAGTCCACGTACTTTAAACAAACCTATACTGATGGAAAGTTTCAACTGTACTCAAGGAGAGGGTATTTCCTTAAATATTGTTGTGGTACTCATGAATAAGATTAAAGAATTAATCGACTTGCCATATTTAGAATTTGATGATACAAGGTTCCGTATTCTTAATCTCGAAGTGCAAAAAGGCAGCTTAGTATTTTTGATGGAAGCGAAAATGAAGCAAATACCTACACTTTAG